A section of the Salmo trutta chromosome 4, fSalTru1.1, whole genome shotgun sequence genome encodes:
- the LOC115192880 gene encoding dual oxidase maturation factor 1-like, whose product MTFYDGIYPFYPLQRTSFIFSTHLLTIILVFLVLTVSFLLILPGIRGKSRLFWMFRIIISLFIGIVIVALNFTSDWAEARTTTNTTYKSFSSEEVNAELGLHIGLYGINITLKGNPVNQLNETINYNEMFAWKDTIDEEYGDALERGLPNPILYIAEKFTLNNPCGLIYQYRYSGRYASATLWTAFCCWLVANVLFSMPVILYAGYMMVATAAFIFFSMASFSTIMNLPTCLFTIGTSGAFRTEYSGSFWLALVTGVLCLIIGVLVVLLDCLIPGKIREAFSVGVDNDEDEEVYFGEGYLNSNFLAGVTTTPLTTLVLPTDEIRNVSRQPSLQELSVRM is encoded by the exons ATGACTTTCTACGATGGCATTTACCCATTCTACCCCCTACAAAGAACCTCCTTTATCTTCAGCACCCACCTCCTCACCATTATCCTGGTCTTCCTGGTCCTCACGGTCAGCTTCCTTCTTATTCTGCCAGGTATCAGAGGCAAGTCG aGACTTTTCTGGATGTTCAGAATCATCATCAGTTTATTCATAGGCATTGTGATAGTGG CACTGAATTTCACCAGTGACTGGGCTGAAGCCagaaccaccaccaacaccacctaCAAGTCCTTCAGCAGCGAGGAGGTGAACGCTGAACTGGGACTGCACATAGGACTGTATGGTATTAACATTACTTTAAAAG GGAATCCTGTGAATCAACTCAACGAGACCATCAACTACAACGAGATGTTTGCGTGGAAAGACACCATCGATGAGGAGTACGGGGACGCCTTAGAGAGAGGTCTACCTAACCCCATCCTCTATATCGCTGAGAAGTTTACCCTCAACAACCCATGTGGCCTCATCTACCAGTATAGATACTCTGGGCGCTATGCCTCGGCCACCCTCTG GACAGCGTTCTGCTGCTGGCTGGTAGCCAACGTGCTGTTCTCCATGCCTGTCATCCTGTACGCCGGCTACATGATGGTGGCCACCGCCGCTTTCATCTTCTTCTCCATGGCCTCCTTCTCCACCATCATGAACCTGCCTACCTGTCTGTTCACCATAGGCACCTCTGGAGCCTTCCGGACAGAGTACAGCGGTTCTTTCTGGCTGGCGCTGGTCACAG GTGTGCTGTGTTTAATCATTGGAGTCCTGGTGGTTCTGTTGGACTGTCTGATCCCTGGGAAGATACGAGAGGCCTTCAGTGTCGGGGTGGACAACGACGAAGATGAGGAGGTTTATTTTGGAGAGGGATACCTGAACTCCAACTTCCTGGCAGGAGTAACCACCACACCTTTGACAACCTTAGTGCTTCCTACA GATGAAATTCGGAATGTCAGCCGCCAACCATCACTCCAGGAGCTGTCAGTCAGAATGTAA